The following coding sequences are from one Deltaproteobacteria bacterium window:
- a CDS encoding WbqC family protein: protein MDKVDVFVLLDNVQFKKNEFQNRNKIRTADGWMWLTVPVRFSFGDKIIDVKIDNKHDWQKKHLYTLQTNYGRADFFKEYYPQFERLYKREFDMLSPLNYETIMLIKKFFSIKSEIVMASSIPDLSNDPTQRLIDICRYFNADTYLAGAGGKGYMECSRFIDAGIKLSFQHFAHPEYEQIYGKFEPYMSSIDFIFNLGNNFDMVRVLNRDIEEYK from the coding sequence ATGGACAAGGTTGATGTCTTTGTCCTGCTTGACAATGTCCAGTTTAAAAAAAACGAGTTTCAGAATAGAAATAAGATAAGGACTGCAGATGGTTGGATGTGGTTGACAGTCCCAGTTAGATTTAGTTTTGGTGATAAAATCATAGATGTCAAGATTGATAATAAGCATGATTGGCAGAAAAAACATTTATATACCCTTCAAACAAATTATGGAAGAGCCGATTTTTTCAAAGAATATTATCCGCAATTTGAGAGATTATATAAAAGAGAATTTGACATGTTGTCCCCATTGAATTATGAGACCATAATGCTTATAAAAAAATTCTTTTCTATAAAGTCAGAGATAGTAATGGCAAGTTCTATTCCAGATTTAAGTAATGATCCAACCCAGAGATTAATAGATATTTGCAGATATTTTAATGCAGATACTTATTTGGCTGGTGCAGGCGGTAAAGGATATATGGAATGTAGTAGATTTATAGATGCTGGTATTAAACTAAGTTTTCAGCATTTCGCTCATCCTGAATATGAGCAGATTTATGGAAAATTTGAACCTTATATGTCGTCAATTGACTTTATCTTTAACTTAGGGAATAATTTTGATATGGTGAGAGTATTGAATAGAGATATAGAAGAATATAAATGA
- a CDS encoding DegT/DnrJ/EryC1/StrS aminotransferase family protein — protein MIPHSKPTIEKEELSAVSDVLSLGQISQGLQVKEFERHFEEFFGLKKAVAVNSGTSALHLALIAVGVKTGDEVVIPSFVCTALLNAVNYIGAVPVIADINEEDFNLSPGDTKKRITKKTKAIIIPHMFGTPCNEIHGFKDIGIPIIEDCAQSIGAKISGHYVGTMGDVSTFSFYATKIMTTGEGGMVASN, from the coding sequence ATGATACCGCATTCAAAACCCACCATTGAAAAAGAAGAATTATCCGCAGTTTCAGATGTTCTTTCTTTAGGTCAAATTTCTCAGGGTCTACAAGTTAAAGAGTTTGAAAGACACTTTGAGGAGTTTTTTGGTCTTAAAAAAGCCGTAGCAGTCAATTCAGGAACTTCAGCCTTGCATTTAGCGCTTATTGCTGTTGGTGTAAAAACAGGGGATGAGGTTGTGATTCCAAGTTTTGTATGCACTGCCCTACTAAATGCGGTTAATTATATTGGTGCTGTGCCTGTGATTGCAGATATTAATGAAGAGGACTTTAACTTAAGTCCTGGGGATACAAAAAAAAGGATTACAAAAAAGACAAAGGCGATTATTATCCCCCACATGTTTGGGACCCCATGCAATGAAATTCATGGGTTTAAAGATATAGGTATACCTATTATAGAAGACTGTGCCCAATCAATTGGTGCAAAGATTAGCGGGCATTATGTTGGCACAATGGGTGATGTCAGCACCTTCTCGTTTTATGCTACAAAGATTATGACAACGGGTGAGGGCGGCATGGTGGCAAGCAATTAA
- a CDS encoding DegT/DnrJ/EryC1/StrS family aminotransferase: MELMERIYDLRDYDNKDDYMVRYNYKMTDIQAAMGIEQLKKLQDFIYRRRVIAERYNEGFKDLPVRLPVIASNIECIWFRYVLCSERADSLIKYLHENGISAVKPIFKPLHILLGNKGDCPISEKVWNNTVSLPIYPLLSLAEVDEVIKYMKLFYIQRR, from the coding sequence TTGGAACTGATGGAAAGGATTTATGACTTGCGGGATTATGATAACAAAGATGATTACATGGTAAGATATAATTATAAGATGACAGACATTCAGGCAGCAATGGGTATTGAGCAACTTAAGAAACTACAGGATTTTATATATAGAAGAAGAGTCATAGCCGAAAGATATAATGAAGGGTTTAAAGATTTGCCCGTAAGACTGCCTGTTATAGCATCTAATATAGAATGTATCTGGTTTAGGTATGTCCTCTGTTCTGAAAGGGCAGATAGTCTGATAAAATATCTGCATGAAAATGGGATTAGTGCAGTTAAACCTATTTTTAAGCCGCTTCATATATTATTAGGTAACAAAGGAGACTGTCCAATTTCTGAGAAGGTATGGAATAATACTGTATCTCTGCCTATATATCCATTATTGTCATTGGCTGAAGTTGATGAGGTAATTAAATACATGAAACTTTTTTATATTCAGAGGAGATGA
- a CDS encoding NAD-dependent epimerase/dehydratase family protein, with protein sequence MKSIVVTGSSGLIGSEVVLFFSKCGFEVHGIDNNQRAVFFGPQGDTRWNQQRLQKSISGFYHHEIDIRDRQGILNLIKKICPVCTIHSASQPSHDRAADIPFDDFDTNAVGTLNLLEAVRRFCPESPFIHMSTNKVYGDLPNSIKLKEMETRWDYNEPQYGYGIPETFSIDQSKHSLFGASKVAADIMVQEYGRYFNMPTCCLRGGCLTGPNHSGVELHGFLSYLVKCNLEGIEYKIYGYKGKQVRDNIHSEDVARFMFEFYKNPRCGEVYNLGGGKENSCSIMEAFKIAESLTGKKQVYTYTEQNRIGDHICYYSDLRKMKSHYPKWDITKSLEQTIGEIVEAWQQRLLKDCNP encoded by the coding sequence ATGAAAAGTATTGTAGTTACAGGTTCATCTGGGTTGATCGGTTCTGAAGTTGTGCTCTTTTTTAGTAAATGTGGCTTTGAAGTGCATGGTATTGATAATAACCAACGTGCAGTCTTCTTTGGTCCGCAGGGGGATACCCGCTGGAACCAGCAGCGTCTTCAGAAATCTATATCTGGTTTTTATCATCATGAGATTGATATTCGTGACCGGCAAGGTATACTTAACTTAATAAAAAAAATTTGTCCTGTCTGTACTATCCATTCGGCTTCTCAACCTTCTCACGACCGAGCAGCAGATATCCCCTTTGATGATTTTGATACTAATGCAGTGGGAACCTTGAATTTATTGGAAGCAGTACGTAGATTTTGCCCAGAGTCGCCATTTATCCATATGTCCACAAATAAAGTTTATGGCGATTTACCGAATTCAATCAAATTAAAGGAAATGGAAACACGGTGGGATTATAATGAACCACAATATGGATATGGAATTCCTGAAACTTTTTCTATTGACCAATCAAAACATTCCCTGTTTGGTGCTTCTAAAGTGGCTGCAGATATTATGGTACAGGAATATGGACGTTATTTTAATATGCCAACCTGCTGCCTGCGCGGCGGTTGTTTAACCGGGCCCAATCATTCTGGTGTAGAACTTCATGGTTTTTTAAGTTATCTGGTGAAATGCAACCTTGAAGGCATTGAATACAAAATTTATGGATATAAAGGAAAACAGGTAAGAGATAATATTCATTCTGAGGATGTGGCACGTTTCATGTTTGAGTTTTATAAAAACCCTCGTTGCGGTGAAGTTTATAATCTCGGCGGAGGAAAGGAAAACTCTTGCTCTATCATGGAGGCATTTAAAATTGCGGAATCATTAACAGGAAAGAAACAGGTTTATACTTATACAGAGCAAAATCGTATCGGAGACCATATCTGTTATTATAGTGACTTAAGAAAAATGAAATCGCATTATCCGAAATGGGATATTACAAAATCACTTGAACAGACGATTGGTGAGATTGTGGAAGCGTGGCAACAGCGACTATTGAAGGATTGTAACCCATAG